A genome region from Triticum aestivum cultivar Chinese Spring chromosome 2B, IWGSC CS RefSeq v2.1, whole genome shotgun sequence includes the following:
- the LOC123039529 gene encoding uncharacterized protein, with protein MSSSRYRSHNRPAPAALATRNSTRRQGRVSDADAAITRDASPWASLHQELLDLIAWRVLAVDFRGYVRFHAVCAYWRSSTTCPRGRGIVDPRFHPPQWMMLPEGHGLYPGHDKLQGLVRFFNLSTGAFVRVHLPLLSDHSVLDSIDGILLLQRDHDTVVRLLHPFTGDILGFPPLKTLLSSVIGSTSLESK; from the coding sequence ATGTCATCGTCGCGGTACCGGAGTCACAACCGCCCAGCGCCAGCGGCCTTGGCTACGCGCAACAGCACGCGCCGACAGGGCAGGGTCTCCGATGCCGACGCCGCCATCACCAGGGACGCATCCCCGTGGGCGTCGCTGCACCAGGAGCTATTGGACCTGATCGCGTGGCGGGTGTTGGCGGTCGACTTCCGGGGCTACGTCCGGTTCCACGCCGTGTGCGCGTACTGGCGCTCCAGCACCACTTGCCCGCGCGGTCGCGGCATCGTCGACCCGCGCTTCCACCCACCGCAGTGGATGATGCTGCCCGAGGGCCACGGCCTCTACCCGGGCCACGACAAGCTGCAGGGGCTCGTCCGCTTCTTCAACCTCTCAACCGGGGCGTTCGTCCGCGTCCACCTCCCGCTCTTGAGTGACCACAGCGTCCTCGACTCAATCGACGGTATCCTGCTGCTGCAGCGGGACCACGACACCGTCGTCCGCCTCCTCCACCCATTCACCGGCGACATCCTCGGCTTCCCGCCTCTCAAAACCCTCCTGAGTTCTGTGATCGGCTCGACATCGTTGGAAAGCAAGTGA